GTCTGTGCCGATAGACGCTTCGCCTGGGCATGATCGGGTAGCTGCTTGAGCAGTTCATCCTTGAACACCGACAGGCAGCCGGGCTCAAGACCGACTAGCGGCACACCTGCTGCGATATCGTCGGCGAGGTCGTCAAGCACGTTCACGAGCAATTGCCGCGCACGGTCCAGCAGGCCGAAGTCGTACAGCGGGCGACCGCAGCACAAGCGATTTTCAGGCAGCACGACCTGCCAACCGAGTTGGGTTAGCACGTCCGCGGCGGCCTCGGCGATCTCCGGCGAGAAGTGATCGCTGAACGTATCCACCCAGAGGATGACTTTGCGAGCGACCGGCTTAGGTGCGGCCGGCTTAGGTGGGGCCGCCTCAGACAAACCCAAATCAAACGCCGCCAGCCTCGCACGTTCCCGATACGTCTGCTTCGCAAACTTCGGCAACTCACGCGCCTGCGCCACCCCAGCCATCCACTTACCCAACGACGCTAACCCCGGCGCCGAAGTCATAAAATTGGCCAACCGTGGAAAGCGCGCTGCAATCGGCGCCCACTCGCCAATCCGGCCCATGAGCATCGCCTGGCGTGGCCGGCGATTCGTTTCATAGTAATGCGAAAGAAATTCCGCTTTGTACGTGGCCATGTCGGTATGCGTGGGGCAATCGGACTTGCAGCCCTTGCAGGCAAGACACGTATCGAGCGCTTCCTTGATTTCCCGGCTCTGCCAGCCATCTTTAATGACTTCGCCTTGCAGCATTTCCCAAAACAGGTGAGCGCGGCCGCGAGTCGAATACTTCTCTTCGCGCGTAGCCCGATAACTGGGACACATCGTGCCTCCTTCCAGCGAACGGCACTTGCCCATGCCAATACAACGTTCCACCGCGCGCTGAAAACCATCGCCCTCCTGACTGGCGAACGTCAGTCTGGTCTGCAAGGTCACCGTCCTGTACGCCGGCCCCATGCGCAAGTTTTCATCGGCACGATACGCATGCACTACCTTGCCGGGATTAAGACGGTTCGCCGGATCCCAGATCGCCTTGAACTGCTCCATCGCCTGCATCAATTCTGGCCCATACATGATGGGCAAAAACTCGGCCTTCGCCTGACCATCGCCATGTTCGCCCGACAACGAGCCGCCAAATTCCACCACCAGTTCGGCCGCTTCACGCAGAAAACCGCGCCATGTCGCAATGCCCTCTGCCGTACGCAGATCGAAGGTGATGCGCGCGTGCACGCAGCCGTCGCCGAAGTGGCCGTACAAGCTGGTTTCATAGCCGTAACGATCGACCATCGCCTGAAAAGCACGCAGATAATCGCCGAGCCGTAGAGGATCGACCGCCGCATCTTCCCATCCGACGATCGGATCGGGACGCGCAGGGTCAACGGAAAGCGCCACCGCCGATGCACCCGTCTCGCGAATCGACCAGACCTTCGCCTGCAACGCACGATCTTCGACGAGCACCATCGAAACATCAGACCCTGCCGCGCCCGATGCAAAATACTCAGCCGCCGCGCGAGCCTGCAGCACTGCCTCGTCGTGCGTATCCGCGCCGAATTCGAGCACGACCCACGCATCGCCCGCGGGCAGGAGCGCAATCTCGTCCCTTTTCAGACCACGCGCCTGCAGGCCCCGAATGATTGCCCGGTCGAGCCCCTCGATGGCGATCGGTCCGCAATGCATGAAATGCGGCACCGCGTCGGCGGCCGTGAAGATATCCGTGAAGCCAAGCGTGAGCAGCACGCGCTTCGCGGGGCTTTTCACCAGCCGTACTTTCGCCTGCAAGGTGATCGCACACGTGCCCTCAGTCCCAACTAGCGCACGCGCGACATTGAAGCCGTTTTCCGGCAACAGCTGATCGAGATTGAAGCCCGACACGCGCCGTTTGATTTGCGGGAATTTCGCACGGATCAGGTCGGCATACGCATCGCGCAGCTGTTTAAGCGCCGCATAAATCTCGCCCTGCCGACCGCCAGCCGCAATGATGCGTTCGAGTTCATCATCCTGCGTAGGACCGACCCAGAAGCGCGCACCGTCGTAAGTGACGATCTCGAGCGCTTCGATGTTCTCGACCGTCTTGCCGGCCATCACCGAATGCGCGCCGCAAGAATTGTTGGCAATCATGCCGCCCAGCGTGCAGCGACTGTGCGTGGCCGGATCCGGAGCGAAGGTCAGGCCATGCTGTTCCGCGGCATCGCGCAACGTGTCGCAGACCACGCCGGGTTCGACGATCGCGGTGCGCGCCACCGGGTCCACCGAGACAACGCGATTCACATACTTGCTCGCGTCCGCAACGACTGCCACATTCACGCACTGTCCATTCTGCGACGTGCCCCCGCCGCGCGGCAGGAACGGCACATCGTTGCGCCGGCACACGGTGACGGTGGCAACGAGATCGTCGACATTGGCCGGCACGACCACCGCAAGCGGCACCTGTCGGTAGTTCGACGCATCCGACGAGTACAACGCTTTGGACGCCTGATCGAACCGCACTTCGCCGCGCACATGCTGCCGCAGATCGGCTTCGAGCGATTGCATGACGGCCGCCGTACCGCGAAACGGCGTAGCTACGGATGGGGTGCCAGTTGCTTTAACCCGTGTCTCATCGGTTGACGATTCCACCTCGACTGCCCTCTCGTGCGAATGAGCGCGGCACGCTCATAGACCTGCTAATCAAGCAGCCCGGAAGCGTATTTACGCAGCCTGACCGGCGGTCATCTTGAAGATCCCCTGCGCATTACCCGCATCGAAACGCAGGTCCGTTTCCCAGCGGCGCGTGTCCTGATCGAACGTCCGCTTGCGCGTGATGAACTCGTAGAACGATCCCGGCACCTCACGCGTCACCGTGCTGCCATCCCCCGCGCGGAATTCGCGCTTCACAATATCCGCCCGGTAAGCGGTCTGAAACACCCGGCCCGAACGCGAACGCTCGACTTCCGGTTTCATCGGACGTCCCTTGGCTTTTTCGTCGTCCGAAAGCTGGAACACGTCGGCGACGCGATCCGTCGCGTGATTGAATGCATTACCTTCGGTGGCGATCCACGCCATTTCCGCCGACTCCTTCAACAATACTTCGTAATCGGCCTCGCGTGGCGTCTCGTGTTGCCGCGCAAACGCGCCGACGATCACCGGGAGCAATTCGTGCGCCGCCGCGAGCGGCAGCACGCCTTCACGCTCGAGCTCCCAAAGATGCGCCGTGGCGAGCGGCGTCACCGGATCGCGCGATGTCCCGATCACATTCGTGACGGCCTGCTGAAATTCAG
The sequence above is drawn from the Paraburkholderia phenazinium genome and encodes:
- a CDS encoding FAD-binding and (Fe-S)-binding domain-containing protein, whose product is MQSLEADLRQHVRGEVRFDQASKALYSSDASNYRQVPLAVVVPANVDDLVATVTVCRRNDVPFLPRGGGTSQNGQCVNVAVVADASKYVNRVVSVDPVARTAIVEPGVVCDTLRDAAEQHGLTFAPDPATHSRCTLGGMIANNSCGAHSVMAGKTVENIEALEIVTYDGARFWVGPTQDDELERIIAAGGRQGEIYAALKQLRDAYADLIRAKFPQIKRRVSGFNLDQLLPENGFNVARALVGTEGTCAITLQAKVRLVKSPAKRVLLTLGFTDIFTAADAVPHFMHCGPIAIEGLDRAIIRGLQARGLKRDEIALLPAGDAWVVLEFGADTHDEAVLQARAAAEYFASGAAGSDVSMVLVEDRALQAKVWSIRETGASAVALSVDPARPDPIVGWEDAAVDPLRLGDYLRAFQAMVDRYGYETSLYGHFGDGCVHARITFDLRTAEGIATWRGFLREAAELVVEFGGSLSGEHGDGQAKAEFLPIMYGPELMQAMEQFKAIWDPANRLNPGKVVHAYRADENLRMGPAYRTVTLQTRLTFASQEGDGFQRAVERCIGMGKCRSLEGGTMCPSYRATREEKYSTRGRAHLFWEMLQGEVIKDGWQSREIKEALDTCLACKGCKSDCPTHTDMATYKAEFLSHYYETNRRPRQAMLMGRIGEWAPIAARFPRLANFMTSAPGLASLGKWMAGVAQARELPKFAKQTYRERARLAAFDLGLSEAAPPKPAAPKPVARKVILWVDTFSDHFSPEIAEAAADVLTQLGWQVVLPENRLCCGRPLYDFGLLDRARQLLVNVLDDLADDIAAGVPLVGLEPGCLSVFKDELLKQLPDHAQAKRLSAQTFLFSDFVVREPYDWPRLDAEVVVHGHCHQKALFGMQGDTALLERLGVKWKLLDTGCCGMAGSFGFNAEHHELSEKIGEDKLFPAIRGAAAQTIVLTNGFSCREQIEHGTGRHALHIAQLAQRALLKRGAVHAATRAAPISSPNQPLLVECPRWSPSRVLRHLHR
- a CDS encoding DUF1338 domain-containing protein; protein product: MQNPRNANVEQLLLKLIGAEKTAALFKTLNHPQVLNEWEPGVVTRAELAQAMNMVLFEDLLARSANGRAYTQDALTVGGSVYFDHGALRTVRWASSGALPPGEAAFARILRPLGFRINGRYPLDRLGMTGRAWAHEDAPDEIAQFFVSELHPERFSPEFQQAVTNVIGTSRDPVTPLATAHLWELEREGVLPLAAAHELLPVIVGAFARQHETPREADYEVLLKESAEMAWIATEGNAFNHATDRVADVFQLSDDEKAKGRPMKPEVERSRSGRVFQTAYRADIVKREFRAGDGSTVTREVPGSFYEFITRKRTFDQDTRRWETDLRFDAGNAQGIFKMTAGQAA